One part of the Glycine max cultivar Williams 82 chromosome 14, Glycine_max_v4.0, whole genome shotgun sequence genome encodes these proteins:
- the LOC102660976 gene encoding uncharacterized protein, whose amino-acid sequence MDLITRPPLVLFDAIKSGNAEAVKILIDKNCELVTIKDPKNGRNLLHLVVLFRQKRIFISMLWGLEEHIVRAVEVDNEGNNILHLAAHLPVEFEELSSFRASIQMQRELEWFKLVEWRVPGELRRMRNNMGKRPIDVFYEEHKKLSEEIKDAAKGIAESGMLVAALVATVAFAAALSNVPGDKTNAWFVVFI is encoded by the exons ATGGACTTGATAACTCGTCCTCCGCTAGTGCTGTTTGATGCAATAAAATCAGGAAATGCTGAGGCTGTGAAGATCCTTATTGACAAGAATTGTGAATTAGTGACAATAAAGGACCCCAAAAATGGACGGAACCTACTGCACTTGGTTGTGCTATTTCgacaaaaaagaatatttataagTATGCTATGGGGATTGGAAGAGCATATAGTACGAGCAGTGGAAGTGGACAATGAAGGTAACAACATTCTACACTTGGCTGCGCATCTTCCAGTTGAATTCGAAGAATTGTCCAGTTTCAGAGCAAGCATTCAAATGCAAAGAGAGCTCGAATGGTTCAAG TTGGTGGAGTGGCGTGTTCCTGGTGAACTAAGAAGAATGAGAAACAACATGGGCAAGAGACCAATTGATGTATTTTATGAAGAACACAAGAAGTTATCCGAAGAAATAAAAGATGCAGCCAAAGGAATAGCCGAATCTGGCATGCTCGTGGCAGCACTTGTTGCTACCGTAGCATTTGCGGCTGCTCTGAGTAATGTTCCAGGTGATAAGACCAATGCTTGGTTTGTTGTCTTCATATAG